The following is a genomic window from Crossiella equi.
CGCGGTACCGCTGCCGCCCCACGCGGGAAACTACGCCGCCGACCTGCTGGCCAAGCAGGAGAACTGGCCACAGGCCACCCGCACCCGTGAGGACCTGAAGCCGATCGAGATCACCCAGCCCGACGGCCCGAGCTTCACCCTGGACGGCACCCTGCTGTCCTGGCAGAAGTGGCAGGTGCGCCTGGGCTTCACCCCGCGCGAGGGCCTGGTGCTGCACCAGCTCGGCTACCACGACCGCGACCGGCTGCGCCCCATCCTCTACCGCGCCTCACTGGCGGAGATGTTCACCCCGTACGCCGACCCCGGGCTCGTGCACCGGCGCAAGAACGCCTTCGACGAGGGCGAGTACGGCGCGGGCTTCGTGGTGAACTCGCTGGTACCGGGCTGCGACTGCCTCGGTGAGATCGTCTACGCGGACGCGGTGGTCAACGACGAGCACGGCGAGCCGGTGACGCTCAAGAACGCGATCTGCCTGCACGAGGAGGACTGGGGTGTCGGCTGGAAGCACACCGACTTCCGCACCGGCCGGGTGGAGACCGCCCGCGCGCGGCGGCTGGTGATCTCCAGCTGGGCGGTGCTCGGCAACTACCAGTACGGCTACTTCTGGTACCTCTACCTCGACGGCACGATCCAGTTCGAGATCAAGCTGACCGGCATGATCTCCACCGGTGCGGTCGCCCCGGGCGAACAGCCCCGGTACGGCGCGCTCGTCGCCCCCGGGCTGTACGGGCCCAACCACCAGCACTTCTTCAACGTGCGCCTGGACATGTGCGTGGACGGCACCGAGAACTCCGTCTATGAGATCGACGCCCGGCCGCTGCCGCCCGGTGCGGACAACCCGTTCGGCAACGCCTGGGTGGCCGAGCGCACGCTGCTGGACCGGGAGTCGCGGGCCCAGCGGGTGGCCGATCCCCTGGTGGGCCGGTACTGGCTGGTGTGCAACGAGAACCGGCGCAACCGGCTGGGCGGTCCGGTCGGCTACAAGCTCGTGCCCGAGGCCAGCGCGCTGCCGCTGCCCCTGGAGGGCACCGCGGCCCGCAACCGCGCCGCGTTCAGCTACCGGCACCTGTGGGTGACCCGCTATGCCGAGGGCGAGCGCTACGCGGCCGGGGACTACCCGAACCAGCACCCCGGAGGCGGCGGCCTGCCCGCCTACGCCGCCCAGGACCGGGAGCTGGTCGGCACCGATGTGGTGCTGTGGCACACCTTCGGCGACCACCACGTGGTGCGCCCGGAGGACTGGCCGGTCATGCCGGTCACCTGTGTGGGCTTCCACCTCAAGCCGGTGGGCTTCTTCGACGGCAACCCGGCACTGGACGTGCCGCGTCCGCCCACCGGCTGCGGCGGCGAGTCCCGCTACCAGTGAGAGGAGAACGACGATGACGTCGGCACCGACCCGGGTGGACCGCTATCCGACCCGGCTGGCGCAGCGCGTGGAGCTGCTGCCCCGCACCGACCCGGTGGTCTGGGGCGGACCGGCGGACGGGCCGCTCAACCCCGCCGCGCTCGGCCGGTACGAGGAGAACGGCTTCCACCTCGAACCCGAGCTGCTCACCGCCGAGGAGGTGCGGGTCTGCCGCCGGGAGATGCGCAGGCTGGCCGAGGACCCGGCACTGCGCTCCGACGACCGGCTGGTCCGGGAGGAGGGTGCTGGGGAGATCCGGTCGATCTTCGAGGTGCACCGGCTCAGCCCGGCGATCGCGCGGCTGCTCGCCAGCGACAAGGTCGTCGACCGCGCACGGCAGATCCTGGGCTCGGAGGTGTACCTGCACCAGAGCCGCCTCAACTACAAGCCCGGCTTCGGCGGCGGCCCGTTCTACTGGCACTCCGACTTCGAGACCTGGCACGCCGAGGACGGCCTGCCCGCACCGCGCGCGTTCAGCTTCTCCATCGCGCTGTCGGAGAACGCGGTGCACAACGGCGGTCTGATGATCATGCCGGGCTCGCACCAGACGTTCGTGACCTGCCTGGGCGCCACCCCGGACGAGCACTTCCGGCAGTCGCTGAGCGGGCACGGCCCGCAGATCGGCATGCCGGACCGGGACAGCATCACCACGCTGGCCGACCGGCACGGCATCCACCTGTGCCTGGGCCCGGCGGGGTCGGCGACGATGTTCGACGCCAACTGCATGCACGGCTCCAACGGCAACATCACCCCGTACGCCCGCTCGAACCTGTTCGTGGTGTTCAACAGCGTGGAGAACACACCCGAGGAGCCCTTCGCCGCGGCAAACCGCCGTCCGCCGTTCATCGCCGCCCGGGAGTTCACGCCGGTGGGGCGGTTGTGATGGAGGTCCGCGACCCGGCCACCGGCGAGGTGTACGCGGAGGTGCCCGCAGCCGATGAGTCCACTGTGGACAAGGCGATGTCGGCGGCGGCCGAGGCGTTCCGCACGTTCTCCCGGACCACCCCGGCCGAGCGCCAGCGGCTGCTGCTGGAGCTCACCGAGGTGGTCCGGGCGCACGCCGAGGAGCTGCTGGCCATCGAGTGCCGCAACACCGGCAAGCCCCTGGACCTCACGCGCGAGGCCGAGATGGGCCAGGTGCTGGACCAGATCCCGTTCCTGGCGGGGGCGGCCCGGTGCCTGGAGGGCCGCGCGGCCGGGGAGTACCTGGACGGCTTCTCCTCCTGGGTCCGCCGCGAGCCGGTCGGGGTGTGCGCGCAGATCACGCCGTGGAACTACCCGCTGCTGATGGCGGTGTGGAAGGCGGTCCCGGCCATCGCGGCGGGCAACACGGTGGTGCTGAAACCCTCCGAGCTGACCCCGCTGAGCACACTGCGCTTCGCCGAGCTGGCGGCGGAGGTCCTGCCACCGGGCGTGCTGAACGTGGTGTGTGGGGACGGTTCGGTGGGCCACCTGCTGGCCGCGCACCCGACACCCGCGATGGTCTCCCTGACCGGCAGCGTGCGCGCGGGCCACGAGGTGGCCAGGGTGGCCGGGGTCAAACGCCTGCACCTGGAGCTCGGCGGCAAGGCCCCGGTGCTGGTCTTCCCGGACGTCGACATCGCCGAGGCGGCCCGGGGCATCGCGGAGGCGGCCTACTTCAACGCGGGCCAGGACTGCGCGGCCGCCACCCGGGTCCTGGCCGTCGGCGGCGTGCACGGGGAACTCGTCCCGGCCCTGGCCGCGGAAGCGGCACGCACGCGCTGCGGCCCGCTGATCTCCGAGGCCCAGCGCACCCGGGTGCGGGGCTT
Proteins encoded in this region:
- a CDS encoding primary-amine oxidase, whose translation is MTSVRTRPHPLTPLSAQDIRAATRILRSEQDLPEGTRFISIELREPPKEAVLAFPDGPEPDRAAFAVLRTGRETVEAVVSLTEQRVRSWQVVPGAQPCLTPEEFGECEQAVKADQRWREAMRRRGVQDLDLAIVDAWTIGRAGEQDDARHGRFVHALTFVRTGPCDNPYARPVEGLVARVDLDTMAVLAVWDEGAVPLPPHAGNYAADLLAKQENWPQATRTREDLKPIEITQPDGPSFTLDGTLLSWQKWQVRLGFTPREGLVLHQLGYHDRDRLRPILYRASLAEMFTPYADPGLVHRRKNAFDEGEYGAGFVVNSLVPGCDCLGEIVYADAVVNDEHGEPVTLKNAICLHEEDWGVGWKHTDFRTGRVETARARRLVISSWAVLGNYQYGYFWYLYLDGTIQFEIKLTGMISTGAVAPGEQPRYGALVAPGLYGPNHQHFFNVRLDMCVDGTENSVYEIDARPLPPGADNPFGNAWVAERTLLDRESRAQRVADPLVGRYWLVCNENRRNRLGGPVGYKLVPEASALPLPLEGTAARNRAAFSYRHLWVTRYAEGERYAAGDYPNQHPGGGGLPAYAAQDRELVGTDVVLWHTFGDHHVVRPEDWPVMPVTCVGFHLKPVGFFDGNPALDVPRPPTGCGGESRYQ
- the thpD gene encoding ectoine hydroxylase, which gives rise to MTSAPTRVDRYPTRLAQRVELLPRTDPVVWGGPADGPLNPAALGRYEENGFHLEPELLTAEEVRVCRREMRRLAEDPALRSDDRLVREEGAGEIRSIFEVHRLSPAIARLLASDKVVDRARQILGSEVYLHQSRLNYKPGFGGGPFYWHSDFETWHAEDGLPAPRAFSFSIALSENAVHNGGLMIMPGSHQTFVTCLGATPDEHFRQSLSGHGPQIGMPDRDSITTLADRHGIHLCLGPAGSATMFDANCMHGSNGNITPYARSNLFVVFNSVENTPEEPFAAANRRPPFIAAREFTPVGRL
- a CDS encoding aminobutyraldehyde dehydrogenase, with the translated sequence MEVRDPATGEVYAEVPAADESTVDKAMSAAAEAFRTFSRTTPAERQRLLLELTEVVRAHAEELLAIECRNTGKPLDLTREAEMGQVLDQIPFLAGAARCLEGRAAGEYLDGFSSWVRREPVGVCAQITPWNYPLLMAVWKAVPAIAAGNTVVLKPSELTPLSTLRFAELAAEVLPPGVLNVVCGDGSVGHLLAAHPTPAMVSLTGSVRAGHEVARVAGVKRLHLELGGKAPVLVFPDVDIAEAARGIAEAAYFNAGQDCAAATRVLAVGGVHGELVPALAAEAARTRCGPLISEAQRTRVRGFLDRLPGHARVVTGGTPVEGPGYFFRPTVVDGVRPDDEISQEEVFGPVLTVEHTDDETTALTSANSVRYGLTSSVWTRDHARVLRLSAGLDFGCVWVNTHLPLPAEMPHGGFKQSGHGKDMSLYGLEDYTRVKHVLSAV